In Cyanobium sp. WAJ14-Wanaka, a single genomic region encodes these proteins:
- the tmk gene encoding dTMP kinase, producing MAAISAVRSQVPSGRFVVLEGLDGCGKSTQLEALQAWLPASGLMAAGSRLVVSREPGGTALGQALRQLLLHPPGEAAPEPTAELLLYAADRAQHVEQTIRPALERGDWVLSDRFAGSTAAYQGYGRGLSLALIEQLEAMATGGLTADLTLWLDIPLAESLRRRGNRQADRIEAAGEAFLQRVGDGFAALAAQRGWARVDADAAPELVTAACCQCLLQLGQT from the coding sequence ATGGCCGCCATCAGCGCGGTTAGGTCCCAGGTGCCAAGCGGCCGGTTTGTGGTGCTCGAGGGCCTTGATGGCTGCGGCAAAAGCACCCAGCTCGAGGCCCTGCAGGCCTGGTTGCCGGCCAGTGGATTGATGGCGGCAGGCAGCCGGCTGGTGGTTAGCCGCGAACCCGGTGGCACCGCATTGGGGCAGGCCCTGCGCCAGCTGCTGCTGCACCCCCCGGGCGAGGCGGCCCCCGAGCCCACTGCCGAATTACTGCTCTATGCCGCCGACCGGGCCCAGCATGTGGAGCAAACGATCCGCCCGGCCCTGGAGCGGGGTGATTGGGTGCTCAGCGACCGCTTTGCCGGCTCCACGGCGGCCTACCAGGGCTACGGCCGGGGCCTCTCGTTGGCCCTAATTGAGCAGCTGGAGGCCATGGCAACCGGGGGCCTGACGGCCGACCTCACCCTTTGGCTGGATATTCCCCTGGCTGAATCGCTGCGGCGGCGGGGGAATCGCCAGGCGGATCGGATCGAGGCGGCGGGGGAGGCCTTCCTGCAGCGGGTGGGGGATGGCTTTGCGGCCCTGGCGGCCCAACGCGGCTGGGCCCGGGTGGATGCCGATGCGGCCCCCGAGCTGGTCACAGCGGCCTGTTGCCAGTGCTTGCTGCAGCTGGGCCAGACCTGA
- a CDS encoding heavy metal translocating P-type ATPase, translating to MFASEPLLLEIEGMKCGGCVRAVEQRLLEQPGVQQASVNLLTRTAWVQLDLALAAADQGASLEPIQKALAALGFQARLREVGQEISSRRERLQHRNWWEQWRQLVVALALLVVSVFGHLGQLGSMGFHGLVATVALAGPGRPILVRGWQGAWAGMPSMDTLVGLGLASAYLASGVGLFWPESGWPCFFNEPVLLLGFVLLGRFLEERARFRTGRALEDLASLQPDTAQLLMGEGPPRSVRVGGLRPGDRLQLLPGDRVPVDGVVRAGASAVDVSGLTGEPLPLQATVDTELAAGSLNLEAPLELEVSRCGSDSAIARIIRLVEQAQARKAPIQRLVDRLAGQFTFLVLGLALVTFVFWWQWGAALWPQVLGAHATTPLALALQLSISVLVVACPCALGLATPTAITVGSGQAARAGLLFRGGDAIEAAAQVGAILFDKTGTLTLGRPVVIAIETFTPGAMAAGQFPSAEHALLQLAASLEASSRHPLAYALLVEAQRLELPLLETSDCRSVAGQGVEGIVKGEHYRVGRLAWVQAGLDPSLPAQAPAPAGDLADLPGRQQRLEADGATVLAVANRQGVLGLVAVQDQPRRDAALVIQQLRAMGLQLGLLSGDRQQPVQQLGALLGLRPEELAWELRPEQKLEHLDQFPHQGTLAMVGDGINDAPALAAADLGIAVGTGTQIAQDTADLVVLGDGLEGLVLALGLARRTMAKVRQNLAWAFGYNLIVLPLAAGVLLPRYGLLLTPSFSALLMAMSSITVVANALLLQDGRHQRG from the coding sequence TTGTTCGCTTCAGAACCTCTGCTGCTCGAGATCGAGGGGATGAAGTGCGGTGGCTGCGTGCGTGCCGTGGAGCAGCGGCTGCTGGAGCAACCGGGGGTGCAGCAGGCCAGTGTCAATTTGTTGACCCGCACCGCCTGGGTGCAGCTAGATCTGGCCCTGGCCGCGGCGGACCAGGGGGCCTCCCTCGAGCCGATCCAGAAGGCATTGGCGGCCCTGGGCTTCCAGGCCAGGCTGCGGGAGGTGGGTCAGGAGATCAGCTCCCGCCGCGAGCGGCTTCAGCACCGCAATTGGTGGGAGCAGTGGCGCCAGTTGGTGGTGGCCCTGGCCCTGCTGGTGGTGTCGGTGTTCGGGCACCTGGGCCAGCTGGGCTCCATGGGCTTCCATGGCCTGGTGGCCACCGTGGCGCTGGCGGGGCCCGGTAGGCCAATCCTGGTGCGCGGTTGGCAGGGGGCCTGGGCGGGGATGCCCAGCATGGACACCCTGGTGGGCTTGGGCCTGGCCAGTGCCTACCTGGCCAGTGGGGTGGGCCTGTTTTGGCCAGAGAGCGGCTGGCCCTGTTTTTTCAATGAGCCGGTGCTGCTGCTGGGATTTGTGCTGTTGGGGAGGTTCCTGGAGGAGCGGGCCCGCTTCCGCACAGGCCGCGCCCTGGAGGATCTCGCCTCCCTGCAGCCAGATACGGCCCAACTGTTGATGGGGGAAGGGCCGCCCCGGAGCGTGCGGGTCGGGGGCCTGCGCCCTGGTGACCGGCTGCAACTGCTACCTGGCGATCGGGTGCCGGTGGATGGGGTGGTGCGCGCCGGGGCATCGGCGGTGGACGTGTCCGGACTCACGGGCGAACCCCTGCCGCTGCAGGCCACGGTCGACACCGAACTGGCAGCCGGCAGCCTCAACTTGGAGGCCCCCTTGGAGCTGGAGGTGAGCCGCTGCGGCAGCGATAGCGCCATCGCCCGAATCATTCGCCTGGTGGAGCAGGCCCAGGCGCGCAAGGCCCCAATCCAGCGCCTGGTTGATCGCTTGGCGGGCCAGTTCACTTTCCTGGTGTTGGGCTTGGCCCTAGTCACCTTTGTTTTTTGGTGGCAATGGGGCGCGGCCCTCTGGCCCCAGGTGCTGGGGGCCCATGCCACCACCCCCCTGGCCCTGGCGCTGCAGTTATCGATTTCGGTGCTGGTGGTGGCCTGTCCCTGTGCGCTCGGCCTCGCCACCCCCACGGCGATCACGGTGGGCTCCGGCCAGGCGGCCCGAGCTGGGCTGCTATTTCGCGGTGGTGATGCGATTGAGGCGGCCGCCCAGGTGGGGGCGATCTTGTTCGACAAAACCGGCACCCTCACCCTGGGGCGCCCGGTGGTGATCGCCATCGAAACATTTACGCCCGGGGCAATGGCAGCTGGGCAGTTCCCATCGGCTGAACATGCCCTGCTTCAGTTGGCCGCCAGCCTCGAGGCCAGCAGCCGCCATCCCCTGGCCTATGCGCTGCTGGTGGAGGCCCAGCGGCTGGAGCTACCGCTGCTTGAAACCAGCGATTGCCGCAGCGTGGCGGGCCAGGGCGTGGAAGGCATAGTTAAGGGTGAGCACTACCGGGTGGGCAGGCTCGCCTGGGTGCAGGCCGGCCTTGATCCTTCCCTGCCAGCGCAAGCCCCAGCCCCAGCCGGCGACCTGGCCGATCTCCCTGGCCGCCAGCAGCGGCTCGAGGCCGATGGGGCCACGGTCCTGGCGGTGGCGAATCGCCAGGGGGTGCTGGGTTTGGTGGCGGTTCAGGACCAACCCCGCCGCGATGCGGCCCTGGTGATCCAGCAGCTCCGGGCCATGGGCCTGCAGCTGGGTTTGCTCAGTGGCGATCGCCAGCAGCCCGTCCAACAACTCGGCGCCCTGCTGGGGCTAAGGCCCGAGGAATTGGCCTGGGAGCTCAGGCCCGAGCAGAAGCTTGAGCACCTGGACCAATTCCCCCACCAGGGCACCTTGGCGATGGTGGGGGATGGCATCAATGACGCCCCCGCCCTGGCCGCCGCCGACCTCGGCATTGCCGTGGGAACGGGCACCCAGATCGCCCAGGACACCGCTGATCTGGTGGTGCTGGGGGATGGCCTGGAGGGGTTGGTCTTGGCCCTGGGGCTGGCTCGCCGCACCATGGCCAAGGTGCGCCAGAACCTCGCCTGGGCCTTTGGCTACAACCTGATTGTTTTGCCGCTGGCGGCGGGGGTGCTGTTGCCCCGCTACGGGCTGCTGCTGACGCCGTCTTTCTCGGCCCTATTGATGGCGATGAGCTCGATCACCGTGGTCGCCAATGCCCTCTTGCTCCAGGATGGCCGCCATCAGCGCGGTTAG
- a CDS encoding photosystem I assembly protein Ycf3 — translation MPRSQRNDNFIDKSFTVMADLILKVIPTNRRAKEAFAYYRDGMSAQADGEYAEALDNYQEALTLEDDPLDRAFIIYNMALVYASNGEHHKALDQYGAALELNSKMPQALNNMAVIHHHLGSIAEEKGEADEADRCYDQAADLWGKAIRLAPNNYIEAQNWLKTSGRDSVDVYF, via the coding sequence GTGCCCCGCTCCCAACGCAACGACAACTTCATCGATAAGAGCTTCACGGTGATGGCCGACCTGATCCTCAAGGTCATCCCCACCAACCGCCGCGCCAAGGAGGCCTTCGCCTACTACCGGGATGGCATGAGCGCCCAGGCCGACGGGGAATACGCCGAAGCCCTCGACAACTACCAAGAGGCCCTCACCCTCGAAGACGATCCCCTCGACCGGGCCTTCATCATTTACAACATGGCCCTGGTGTACGCCAGCAACGGTGAGCACCACAAGGCCCTCGACCAATACGGCGCCGCCCTAGAGCTCAACAGCAAGATGCCCCAGGCCCTCAACAACATGGCGGTGATCCACCATCACCTGGGCTCGATTGCTGAAGAAAAGGGCGAAGCCGATGAGGCCGACCGCTGCTACGACCAGGCCGCTGACCTCTGGGGCAAGGCGATCCGCCTAGCCCCCAACAACTACATCGAGGCCCAGAACTGGCTGAAAACCAGCGGCCGCGACAGCGTCGATGTCTATTTCTGA